A single window of Granulicella mallensis MP5ACTX8 DNA harbors:
- the rpe gene encoding ribulose-phosphate 3-epimerase: MIELAFSILAADFAHLADEIARAERGGGTIVHVDVMDGHFVPNITFGPPVVKAIRPVTKLPLDCHLMIEDPDQFIPAFAEAGANMVSVHVEVCRHLNRTLQHIIDHGMGAGVVINPATPVEMLIEVLPMVHHVLVMSVNPGFGGQKFLPRSVERIAHLRRLREEMGLNFRIEVDGGVAHDTVASVVEAGADMLVAGSAIFEKGKTEKNAREFLRIARKAAGERTARVKAAPLPGKKALPRRVSRAGK; the protein is encoded by the coding sequence GTGATTGAGTTAGCATTTTCGATTCTGGCGGCGGACTTCGCACATCTTGCGGACGAGATCGCGCGCGCCGAGCGTGGCGGCGGCACCATCGTCCACGTCGACGTGATGGACGGCCACTTCGTGCCCAACATTACCTTCGGGCCGCCGGTCGTGAAGGCGATTCGTCCGGTCACCAAACTGCCGCTCGACTGCCACCTGATGATCGAGGACCCCGACCAGTTCATCCCGGCGTTTGCTGAAGCCGGGGCGAATATGGTCAGCGTGCACGTGGAAGTATGCCGCCATCTGAACCGCACCCTGCAGCACATCATCGATCACGGCATGGGCGCGGGCGTCGTCATCAACCCGGCGACGCCGGTGGAGATGCTCATTGAAGTGCTGCCGATGGTGCACCATGTGCTCGTGATGAGTGTGAACCCCGGCTTTGGCGGGCAGAAGTTCCTGCCGCGCTCCGTCGAGCGGATCGCGCATCTGCGCCGCCTGCGGGAGGAGATGGGGCTGAACTTTCGCATCGAGGTCGATGGCGGGGTCGCTCACGATACGGTAGCGAGCGTCGTCGAAGCAGGAGCGGACATGCTCGTGGCCGGCTCGGCGATCTTTGAGAAGGGCAAGACCGAAAAGAATGCCCGTGAGTTCCTGCGGATCGCGCGCAAAGCAGCGGGAGAGAGAACAGCAAGGGTGAAAGCAGCCCCCCTCCCGGGCAAGAAGGCACTCCCCCGCCGGGTTTCCCGGGCGGGCAAATAG
- a CDS encoding MFS transporter, whose amino-acid sequence MHASSKTPSAAVGRWVLVATILGSSMAFIDGTVVNVALPAVQVALHATASDLQWVVESYALLLASLLLLGGSLGDLYGRRKIFVAGVLVFAAGSAWCGFASSIEFLILARAFQGVGAALLIPGSLALISSSFPASERGRAIGTWSGFTAITAAVGPVLGGWLVQHGSWRWVFFINLPLAVVVVALTLRYVAESRNQEASRILDWRGASLATLGLGATTYALIEAPHGGRIVWAMGVAGVGALAAFLLLEAHSPAPMVSLKLFRSRDFSGANLLTFFLYAALSGLLFFLPLDLIQVQHYSATQAGGALLPLILLIFLLSRWSGGLIARYGARTPLTIGPLIAAAGYALMLRGGIGQSYWTTLFPAILTLGLGMAISVAPLTTAVMESVPDSEAGVASGVNNAVSRIAGLLAVAVFGLVLSFGFNRALTHSLDQLALSPEALQNINRERPKLAGAETSDPRVRRAINEAFLSGYHDILLISIVLSVLSAFSARMISSGTREAAGS is encoded by the coding sequence ATGCACGCTTCCTCGAAAACCCCATCGGCCGCTGTCGGACGATGGGTTCTGGTTGCGACCATTCTCGGATCGAGCATGGCCTTCATCGATGGGACGGTCGTCAACGTTGCGCTTCCAGCGGTGCAGGTTGCTCTGCACGCAACCGCGAGTGATCTTCAATGGGTCGTGGAGTCCTATGCGCTTCTACTCGCTTCGCTGCTTCTGCTGGGAGGCTCACTCGGTGACCTGTACGGTCGCCGCAAGATCTTTGTCGCAGGTGTGCTGGTCTTTGCTGCTGGTTCAGCGTGGTGCGGATTCGCTTCTTCGATTGAGTTTCTGATTCTTGCGCGAGCCTTCCAGGGAGTCGGCGCAGCGCTATTGATACCGGGAAGTCTAGCCCTCATTAGTTCATCCTTTCCGGCAAGCGAACGAGGCCGCGCCATCGGCACATGGTCGGGTTTTACAGCCATTACGGCGGCGGTCGGTCCGGTTCTCGGAGGCTGGCTGGTCCAGCATGGCTCCTGGCGGTGGGTCTTCTTTATCAATCTCCCCCTGGCGGTTGTCGTTGTGGCGTTGACGCTGCGTTATGTCGCAGAGAGCCGCAATCAAGAGGCCAGCCGGATTCTGGATTGGCGAGGAGCCTCGCTGGCGACCCTTGGCCTGGGAGCGACGACCTACGCGCTAATCGAAGCTCCACACGGTGGCCGTATCGTGTGGGCGATGGGCGTTGCCGGAGTTGGCGCGCTCGCCGCCTTCTTACTGCTGGAGGCTCACTCCCCAGCTCCCATGGTCTCCCTCAAGTTATTTCGCTCGAGAGACTTCAGTGGGGCCAACCTGCTTACTTTCTTTCTGTATGCGGCTCTGAGCGGTCTGCTCTTCTTTCTCCCGCTCGATCTCATCCAAGTTCAGCACTACTCCGCGACCCAGGCGGGAGGCGCGCTGCTCCCGCTTATCCTTTTGATCTTTCTGTTGTCCCGCTGGTCCGGTGGACTGATCGCGCGCTATGGGGCAAGGACACCCCTGACGATCGGACCGCTCATAGCGGCGGCAGGCTATGCGCTCATGCTGAGAGGCGGCATCGGCCAGTCCTATTGGACGACACTCTTCCCCGCCATCTTGACGCTTGGCCTGGGGATGGCGATCAGCGTAGCTCCGCTCACGACAGCCGTGATGGAATCCGTCCCCGACAGCGAAGCGGGTGTGGCTTCGGGCGTCAACAATGCCGTTTCACGAATTGCCGGACTCTTAGCGGTCGCGGTCTTCGGCCTGGTCTTGTCGTTCGGGTTCAATCGAGCTCTCACGCATAGCCTTGACCAACTGGCGCTCTCGCCCGAAGCCCTGCAAAACATCAACCGTGAACGCCCCAAACTCGCGGGAGCCGAGACCAGTGACCCGCGCGTGAGACGAGCGATCAACGAAGCCTTCCTGTCCGGGTATCACGATATTCTCCTGATCTCCATTGTCCTGAGCGTGCTCAGCGCGTTCAGCGCTCGCATGATTTCATCCGGTACTCGGGAGGCGGCGGGGTCCTAG
- a CDS encoding Gfo/Idh/MocA family protein, producing MSGKDKIRFGIIGSGGIARRFALSMQHTENACVSAVWGRNEATVAALAEASNAEACLTLDTLFERCDAVYIATLPDTHEQFALAALKARKPVLCEKPLMRSSEELDRVLVAARENDQLFMEAMKPPFFPLHRSLRKHLEEDPIGDVQYVQSGYCDARVPPDHPSWRADLHGGALQGIGVYQAWLAVEWLGQASSIATIGRMQNGVDAFAFVQVEHQRGFSQLHCGMGLSSPGEATLCAEGGHVSLHAPWWNPVRATIRYKDGRAVTLDEPFAAGGLQYEVDHFCQLLRTETKMSPVLTHTISRDVMHILDTARAQVMAPQLHRG from the coding sequence ATGAGCGGAAAAGACAAGATCAGGTTTGGCATTATTGGCAGCGGCGGCATCGCGCGCCGCTTCGCCCTCAGCATGCAGCATACGGAGAACGCCTGTGTCTCCGCCGTGTGGGGACGCAATGAAGCGACCGTGGCCGCCCTGGCTGAAGCCAGCAACGCTGAGGCGTGCCTGACGCTGGACACGCTCTTCGAAAGATGCGACGCCGTTTATATCGCCACGCTGCCGGATACCCACGAGCAGTTTGCGCTGGCAGCTCTCAAGGCGCGCAAACCGGTGCTGTGTGAGAAGCCGTTGATGCGAAGCAGCGAAGAACTGGATCGGGTGCTGGTTGCGGCTCGCGAAAACGACCAGCTCTTTATGGAGGCGATGAAGCCTCCTTTCTTTCCGCTTCACCGCTCGCTGCGCAAGCACCTGGAAGAAGATCCCATCGGCGATGTGCAGTATGTGCAGTCGGGATACTGCGATGCGCGTGTGCCGCCGGATCATCCTTCGTGGCGGGCCGATCTGCACGGAGGCGCCTTGCAGGGGATCGGCGTCTACCAGGCGTGGCTGGCGGTGGAGTGGCTTGGGCAAGCCTCGTCCATCGCGACCATCGGTCGCATGCAGAACGGTGTGGACGCCTTTGCCTTTGTGCAGGTGGAGCATCAGCGCGGATTTTCGCAGCTTCACTGCGGCATGGGGCTCTCGTCCCCCGGTGAAGCAACGCTCTGCGCGGAGGGAGGCCATGTGTCCCTGCATGCGCCCTGGTGGAACCCCGTGCGGGCCACGATCCGGTATAAGGATGGCCGCGCAGTCACACTGGACGAGCCCTTTGCAGCAGGTGGGCTCCAGTATGAGGTGGATCACTTCTGTCAGTTGCTGCGCACGGAGACGAAGATGAGTCCCGTACTGACGCATACTATCTCCCGCGACGTGATGCATATTCTCGATACGGCACGCGCGCAGGTGATGGCTCCGCAACTTCATCGAGGGTAG
- a CDS encoding excinuclease ABC subunit UvrC, producing the protein MSAAFDFSHRIEFLPANADEILRNVPAAPGVFALRGEREGDEPYLTRAADLRRRLRRLLAPPEAVDEQGRPVLSKRLNLREKVRWIEWTATGSEFESALVLYCASRAVYGAEEARRRLRLHPPYFLRVTMTHEHPRVYSTNRLSKRALAETFGPFPSRAAAERYCDAVLDLFKLRRCYEDLQPYPEHPGCVYGEMKKCMEPCKLACSAEEYAAEAQRVFRFFATSGESMLAEVAALREKASAAMDFEEAAALHKQWERVKAAALLVDELVRPVAELRAVVLQEAAPRAGEKLEEAAVFLLERGRIVGPEPLSTLGVRAVREQTAVGSSLFAQPLMLAAVPLDEPASEAPAATKAATLSPEDRAREVLQRLAERADSAGEAEINERCDSLSLFRRWYYRPEKQRAGEVFLPNADGAWPIRRILNGAARIVLGPPGELQAVDREAAKNLKTKVIHPGREGVERVVPVLPKRSRSRKSVTPGDIG; encoded by the coding sequence GTGAGCGCAGCTTTCGACTTCAGCCATCGCATCGAGTTTCTCCCGGCCAATGCCGACGAGATTCTGCGCAATGTTCCCGCAGCTCCGGGCGTGTTCGCCCTGCGTGGCGAGCGCGAAGGAGATGAACCCTATCTCACCCGTGCGGCAGATCTGCGCAGAAGATTGCGGCGATTGCTCGCTCCCCCGGAAGCGGTCGATGAACAGGGGCGGCCGGTCCTCTCCAAGCGCCTCAACCTGCGTGAAAAAGTCCGCTGGATCGAGTGGACAGCGACAGGCTCGGAGTTCGAGTCCGCACTGGTGCTCTACTGCGCATCGCGTGCGGTCTACGGGGCCGAAGAGGCACGGCGGCGACTGCGGCTGCATCCTCCCTACTTCCTGCGCGTGACCATGACGCACGAGCATCCGCGCGTCTACTCGACCAACCGCCTGAGCAAGCGGGCCCTCGCCGAAACCTTTGGCCCCTTCCCTTCGCGGGCGGCAGCGGAACGCTACTGCGATGCTGTGCTCGATCTCTTCAAGCTGCGACGCTGCTACGAAGACCTGCAGCCCTATCCGGAGCATCCTGGCTGCGTCTACGGCGAGATGAAGAAGTGCATGGAGCCCTGCAAGCTGGCGTGCTCCGCCGAGGAGTATGCCGCCGAGGCGCAGCGCGTCTTCCGGTTCTTCGCCACGAGCGGTGAGTCGATGCTGGCGGAGGTCGCCGCGCTACGCGAGAAAGCCAGCGCGGCCATGGACTTCGAGGAGGCCGCTGCCCTGCACAAGCAATGGGAGCGCGTGAAGGCGGCTGCACTGCTGGTCGATGAGCTGGTGCGTCCGGTCGCGGAACTGCGCGCCGTCGTACTGCAGGAGGCTGCGCCACGCGCAGGCGAGAAGCTTGAGGAGGCCGCGGTCTTTCTGTTGGAGCGAGGAAGGATCGTTGGCCCGGAACCGCTCTCTACGCTGGGCGTTCGCGCGGTGCGGGAACAGACGGCCGTGGGAAGCTCCCTGTTCGCGCAGCCGTTGATGCTGGCGGCGGTCCCTTTGGATGAGCCTGCTTCCGAAGCTCCAGCCGCCACGAAGGCTGCGACGCTCTCTCCCGAGGACCGTGCGCGCGAAGTATTGCAAAGGCTTGCGGAGCGCGCGGACTCTGCGGGCGAGGCGGAGATCAACGAGCGCTGCGATTCGCTCTCGCTCTTTCGCCGCTGGTACTACCGGCCTGAAAAGCAGCGCGCGGGTGAGGTCTTTCTGCCGAACGCCGACGGCGCCTGGCCGATACGCCGCATCCTGAACGGCGCGGCGCGGATCGTGCTCGGGCCTCCGGGGGAGTTGCAGGCCGTCGATCGCGAGGCCGCGAAGAACTTGAAGACGAAGGTGATTCATCCGGGCCGCGAGGGCGTAGAGCGCGTTGTGCCGGTGCTGCCAAAGCGTAGCCGTTCGCGCAAGAGTGTGACGCCGGGGGACATCGGGTAA
- a CDS encoding glycoside hydrolase domain-containing protein produces MRIVGLGILLGTMAVCGCSRGSGPAQSASSTAATSASAQSAVPVASSASADTQSLGFDRNDYPGDDTMAAMRKDFAFTGYWLTVPPGDDTNSWAGKRELLKQQGWGFLVLANGRLDAEILKAKKAGTTPADLGRKDAAVAVKAAQSEGFPKNTIVFLDQEEGGRLLDEQAAYLLGWTEAVAASDYRPGVYASGQRVQDDPGVWIDTVQDIRDRVKKGGLHEVAIFDTQDQCPPAAGCTLKTKPLSEAGEPDLVAWQYSQSPRRPAITKSCAKTYASDGNCYAPGFPKVFLDMNVANSPDPSHGR; encoded by the coding sequence ATGCGCATCGTGGGTCTGGGTATCTTATTGGGAACGATGGCCGTCTGTGGCTGTTCACGAGGCAGCGGTCCAGCACAATCCGCCAGTTCCACGGCTGCAACTTCCGCTTCGGCGCAATCTGCTGTTCCGGTCGCGTCCTCTGCATCCGCCGACACGCAATCTCTCGGCTTCGACCGCAACGACTATCCCGGCGACGACACCATGGCCGCCATGCGCAAAGACTTTGCCTTTACCGGCTACTGGCTCACCGTCCCTCCCGGTGACGATACCAACTCCTGGGCTGGCAAGCGGGAGCTGCTCAAGCAGCAGGGCTGGGGCTTTCTCGTGCTGGCCAACGGCCGGCTCGACGCGGAGATTCTTAAGGCGAAGAAGGCCGGAACTACGCCCGCGGACCTCGGGCGCAAGGATGCCGCTGTTGCTGTAAAGGCCGCGCAGAGCGAAGGCTTTCCCAAGAACACTATCGTCTTTCTGGACCAGGAAGAAGGAGGGCGGCTGCTCGATGAACAGGCTGCCTACCTGCTGGGCTGGACGGAGGCCGTTGCCGCCTCGGACTACCGTCCGGGCGTCTATGCCAGCGGGCAGCGTGTGCAGGACGATCCCGGCGTGTGGATCGACACGGTGCAGGACATCCGCGACCGCGTGAAGAAGGGCGGACTGCACGAGGTCGCCATCTTCGACACGCAGGACCAGTGCCCTCCCGCAGCGGGGTGCACGCTGAAGACCAAGCCCCTCTCCGAGGCCGGCGAGCCCGATCTGGTGGCGTGGCAGTACTCGCAGTCGCCACGCAGGCCCGCCATCACCAAGAGCTGCGCGAAGACCTATGCTTCGGATGGCAACTGCTACGCTCCGGGATTCCCGAAGGTGTTTCTGGATATGAACGTTGCGAACTCACCCGACCCCTCGCACGGACGTTGA
- a CDS encoding acyltransferase family protein has protein sequence MKKPISTRIAGLDTLRALAILAVMAFHLSWRLPERLMPVARFGWMGVDLFFVLSGYLIGSQLLRPVSRRQEISLIEFYRKRAYRILPAYLVVLGLYLLWPAWHEDKAMSPLWQFLTFTENLFVDYSKNHAFSHVWSLCVEEHFYLVLPLLVLWLSRRPALWKTVSVLLFFVVLGVAMRSYELVHVLRPLDTNGDEFSTRYIERIYYPTYSRLDGLLAGVALALIRIFRPAWWSAIARRANWLLLAGCALVGGCVYLFFNRFSSDTGPAAVGIVIGYPLLSLGLAFLVVAAIETRSWLGRVRVPGAKLLATLAFSLYLTHKEIARLDSLYWHHLAQARDWRSVLLLGVTCVAGAAILYLCVERPFLALRDHREKRVPVSSVDEEARLEPAL, from the coding sequence ATGAAAAAGCCTATCTCCACCCGAATTGCAGGTCTCGACACCCTCCGTGCGCTGGCAATTCTGGCGGTAATGGCCTTTCACCTGTCCTGGAGGCTGCCGGAGCGGCTGATGCCGGTCGCCAGGTTCGGCTGGATGGGCGTGGACCTGTTCTTTGTACTCAGCGGCTACCTGATCGGCTCGCAGCTGCTGCGGCCGGTGAGCCGGAGGCAGGAGATCTCGCTGATCGAGTTCTATCGCAAGCGCGCCTACCGGATTCTGCCGGCGTACCTCGTAGTCCTGGGACTCTACCTGCTTTGGCCGGCATGGCATGAGGACAAGGCAATGTCCCCGTTATGGCAGTTTTTGACCTTCACCGAGAATCTCTTCGTCGACTACTCGAAGAATCATGCGTTCTCGCACGTGTGGTCGCTGTGCGTGGAAGAGCACTTCTACCTGGTGCTCCCGCTCCTGGTTCTGTGGCTGTCGCGCCGGCCTGCGCTATGGAAGACCGTCTCTGTGCTGCTCTTCTTCGTTGTGCTGGGAGTCGCCATGCGCAGCTACGAGCTGGTGCACGTCCTGCGCCCGCTGGATACGAATGGCGATGAGTTCAGCACGCGATACATCGAACGCATCTACTACCCGACCTACAGTCGTCTCGATGGCCTGCTGGCGGGAGTGGCCCTGGCGCTGATCAGAATCTTTCGCCCGGCATGGTGGTCCGCCATCGCCCGTCGCGCGAACTGGCTTCTGTTGGCGGGATGCGCTCTTGTTGGAGGCTGTGTGTACCTGTTTTTCAACCGCTTCAGCTCCGATACGGGCCCAGCCGCCGTGGGCATCGTGATCGGTTATCCCTTGCTATCGCTGGGGCTGGCGTTCCTGGTGGTCGCCGCCATCGAGACGCGCAGTTGGCTGGGACGCGTGCGCGTGCCGGGCGCGAAGCTCCTGGCAACGCTCGCCTTCAGCCTCTACCTGACGCACAAAGAGATCGCCCGCCTCGACAGCCTTTATTGGCACCACCTCGCGCAGGCCCGCGACTGGCGCTCGGTACTGCTCCTCGGAGTTACCTGTGTTGCAGGCGCGGCCATTCTCTATCTCTGTGTGGAGCGGCCCTTCCTGGCACTGCGCGACCACCGCGAAAAACGCGTACCAGTTTCTTCGGTTGATGAAGAAGCGCGCCTGGAGCCCGCGCTTTAA
- a CDS encoding YfiT family bacillithiol transferase produces the protein MPEPPDPRYPIGTFTPPQTITPEDRRNAILTLAEMPELLREAVRHLSAAQLSTPYREGGWTLRQVVHHVADSHMTAFHRLRKALTEDWPEVHGYDEKAFAELPDVAAPIEWSLELIESVHARWVMLLQTMTEDQWHRGFRHSERGPMALDAVTLEYAWHSLHHVAHITRLRIQRGW, from the coding sequence ATGCCCGAGCCGCCGGACCCTCGCTATCCTATCGGTACGTTCACGCCGCCCCAGACCATTACCCCGGAAGACCGCCGCAACGCGATCCTTACACTGGCTGAGATGCCTGAGTTGCTGCGCGAGGCTGTTCGGCACCTCAGCGCGGCGCAGCTCAGCACTCCCTATCGTGAGGGAGGCTGGACTCTGCGCCAGGTGGTACATCACGTCGCAGACTCGCACATGACCGCCTTCCACCGCCTGCGCAAGGCCCTCACAGAGGACTGGCCTGAGGTCCACGGCTACGACGAAAAAGCCTTCGCTGAACTACCTGATGTTGCAGCGCCCATCGAGTGGTCACTGGAACTGATCGAAAGTGTCCATGCACGCTGGGTGATGCTGCTGCAGACGATGACCGAAGATCAGTGGCATCGCGGCTTTCGCCACAGCGAGCGCGGTCCGATGGCGCTCGATGCGGTGACGCTGGAGTATGCATGGCACTCGCTCCACCACGTCGCGCACATTACGAGACTGCGCATTCAGCGGGGCTGGTAA
- the tldD gene encoding metalloprotease TldD → MASASYSLLPEITDHKRYFFEKLGLSERLLERCLGEALSAGGEFADLYFEAVTSTSLGMDEGIVKTAAQGISVGCGIRVLSGERTGFAYTDDLSSDRLLKAARTAALIASGPQIERVQGFTETRTPQLYPVAGVSSDVEIAAKLKLIERADKAARDFDPRIVQVRASINDELRRILIAASDGTFASDTQPLARLNIFVIAKDEQNNTARGTSGGGGRVALDFFTGDKSPEHFAREAARTAILQLGAVAAPAGEMEVVLGPGWPGVLLHEAVGHGLEADFNRKKTSAFAGLIGQQVASSKVTVVDNGTMPGRRGSLNVDDEGNPTQETVLIENGILRGYLSDKLSSRLMKMPNTGSGRRESYQAIPMPRMTNTYMLNGEDQPEDILKSVKRGLYAVNFGGGSVDITNGKFVFTASEAYLIEDGKVTAPVKGATLIGNGPEALKYVSMVGNDLALDEGIGTCGKAGQSVPVGVGMPTVKLDRMTVGGTGR, encoded by the coding sequence ATGGCGTCTGCCTCATACTCATTGCTGCCTGAAATCACCGACCACAAACGATATTTCTTCGAGAAACTCGGTCTCAGTGAACGTCTGCTCGAGCGCTGCCTCGGGGAGGCCCTGAGCGCGGGCGGTGAGTTTGCCGATCTCTACTTCGAGGCAGTCACCTCGACCTCGCTGGGCATGGATGAGGGAATCGTCAAGACGGCAGCCCAGGGAATCAGCGTGGGATGCGGGATTCGCGTGCTCTCGGGCGAGCGAACCGGCTTTGCCTATACCGACGACCTGAGTTCGGACCGCCTGCTGAAAGCCGCACGTACGGCAGCCCTGATCGCCAGTGGACCGCAGATTGAGCGTGTGCAGGGCTTTACCGAGACGCGCACGCCGCAGCTTTATCCGGTGGCAGGGGTGAGCAGCGACGTCGAGATCGCCGCGAAGCTGAAGCTGATCGAGCGCGCCGACAAGGCTGCCCGCGACTTCGACCCTCGCATCGTGCAGGTGCGGGCCAGCATCAACGACGAGCTGCGCCGCATCCTGATCGCTGCCAGCGACGGCACCTTTGCCAGCGACACACAGCCGCTCGCACGGCTCAATATCTTCGTTATCGCGAAGGATGAGCAAAACAACACGGCCCGCGGCACCAGCGGGGGCGGTGGACGTGTCGCGCTGGACTTCTTTACCGGCGACAAATCGCCCGAGCACTTCGCTCGCGAGGCTGCGCGCACGGCGATTCTGCAGCTTGGCGCGGTGGCTGCGCCCGCAGGCGAGATGGAAGTCGTGCTCGGCCCCGGCTGGCCCGGCGTTCTGTTGCACGAGGCCGTCGGCCACGGGCTTGAGGCCGACTTCAACCGCAAGAAGACCAGCGCCTTTGCCGGCCTGATCGGGCAGCAGGTGGCGTCGAGCAAGGTGACGGTGGTCGACAACGGAACGATGCCTGGACGGCGCGGGTCGTTGAACGTGGATGACGAGGGCAATCCGACGCAGGAGACGGTGCTGATCGAAAACGGCATTCTGCGCGGCTACCTGAGTGACAAGTTGAGCTCGCGGCTGATGAAGATGCCGAACACCGGCAGCGGCCGTCGCGAGAGCTACCAGGCCATCCCCATGCCGCGCATGACCAACACCTACATGCTCAACGGCGAGGACCAGCCCGAGGACATTCTGAAGAGTGTGAAGCGCGGACTCTACGCCGTGAACTTTGGCGGCGGCTCGGTCGACATCACGAACGGCAAGTTCGTCTTCACCGCCAGCGAGGCCTACCTGATCGAAGACGGCAAGGTAACCGCGCCGGTAAAGGGAGCAACACTGATCGGCAATGGGCCTGAGGCCCTGAAGTATGTGTCGATGGTAGGCAACGATCTCGCGCTCGACGAAGGTATCGGCACCTGCGGCAAGGCCGGGCAGAGCGTGCCGGTCGGCGTTGGCATGCCGACGGTCAAGCTGGACCGTATGACGGTCGGCGGCACAGGCCGCTAG
- a CDS encoding TldD/PmbA family protein: protein MATETDSKIELQSLAADVVARALQAGATDAEAVGFESEEFSVNIRLGQVEQLTESGSRALGLRVFFPSQGGQRTASTSTSDLSREGLEQLVRGAVELAKVTGIDPFAGLPEREAFGSQNVDELALYFDDVHDIPAAERIDLARRCEAAAMGFDTRIQNSRGADFDASNARRVMVNSRGFAGEYRRSYCGFSAAPIAQDASGAMQGGSWYSSARSAKLLESPEEIGIIAAKRALRRLGARRVPTQKCPVVFAPETARGLMGNLLNAADGDAIYRNASMFAGKLGEQVAGENITMVDDGTMVFDHALADGSTLRVGGFGTSPFDGDGLPTRRTMVIERGVLKELMLNTYTARKLGMQTTHKASRGLAGAPGIGGGNYFLEPGTATPEQIIGDVQSGLYVLQTMGTGVNLVTGDYSLGVSGLWIENGELAYPVEEITIAGNLKDMFRNVSAIGDDLEFRGSGAVPTVRVEGMTVAGS from the coding sequence TTGGCTACCGAAACAGATTCGAAGATAGAGTTGCAGAGCCTGGCCGCCGACGTTGTCGCACGCGCGCTCCAAGCGGGTGCGACCGACGCCGAAGCAGTAGGCTTTGAGAGCGAAGAGTTCTCCGTCAACATCCGCCTGGGACAGGTGGAGCAGCTCACGGAGTCAGGCTCGCGAGCGCTGGGGCTGCGCGTTTTCTTCCCCTCCCAGGGCGGACAACGCACGGCCAGCACCTCGACATCGGACCTCTCACGCGAGGGCCTGGAACAACTGGTGCGCGGCGCAGTGGAGCTTGCCAAGGTAACCGGCATCGATCCCTTTGCAGGCCTGCCGGAGCGTGAGGCCTTTGGCTCGCAGAACGTCGACGAGCTGGCGCTCTACTTCGACGACGTGCACGACATTCCCGCCGCCGAGCGCATCGACCTCGCTCGGCGCTGCGAGGCCGCGGCGATGGGCTTCGACACCCGCATCCAGAACTCCAGGGGCGCGGACTTCGATGCCTCGAACGCGCGACGCGTGATGGTGAACTCGCGAGGCTTTGCCGGCGAGTATCGCCGCAGCTACTGCGGCTTCTCCGCCGCGCCCATCGCCCAGGATGCAAGCGGAGCGATGCAGGGCGGCTCCTGGTACTCGAGCGCGCGCAGCGCGAAGCTGCTCGAATCGCCGGAAGAGATCGGCATCATCGCTGCCAAGCGTGCGCTGCGGAGACTCGGCGCGCGACGCGTTCCTACGCAGAAGTGCCCTGTCGTCTTTGCGCCGGAGACTGCGCGGGGGCTGATGGGCAATCTGCTGAACGCGGCCGATGGCGATGCGATCTATCGCAACGCGTCGATGTTCGCAGGCAAGCTCGGCGAACAGGTTGCGGGCGAAAATATCACTATGGTGGATGACGGCACGATGGTCTTCGACCACGCGCTGGCTGACGGCAGCACGCTGCGCGTGGGGGGCTTCGGGACCTCACCCTTCGACGGCGACGGTCTGCCGACACGCCGCACCATGGTGATCGAACGCGGCGTACTGAAAGAGCTGATGCTGAACACCTACACCGCGCGCAAGCTCGGCATGCAGACAACTCACAAGGCCTCGCGCGGTCTGGCGGGCGCTCCGGGGATCGGCGGCGGCAACTATTTTCTTGAACCGGGAACGGCGACACCGGAGCAGATCATCGGCGATGTGCAATCAGGTCTCTACGTGCTGCAGACGATGGGCACCGGCGTGAACCTTGTCACCGGCGACTACTCGCTGGGCGTGAGCGGGTTGTGGATCGAGAACGGCGAACTTGCGTATCCCGTCGAAGAGATCACGATTGCGGGAAACCTGAAGGACATGTTCCGCAATGTGTCGGCGATTGGGGATGACCTGGAGTTTCGCGGCAGCGGCGCTGTGCCGACGGTGCGGGTTGAAGGCATGACGGTCGCGGGCAGTTAG